The following are encoded in a window of Limibacter armeniacum genomic DNA:
- the pnp gene encoding polyribonucleotide nucleotidyltransferase produces MFENVINKTIALPDGREISIESGKMARQADGAVVLRMGNTMLLATVVSSTDLREGIDFFPLSVDYQEKFASAGKIPGGFLKREGRLSDREILISRLVDRALRPMFPSDYRYETQVNISLISADQEAQPDALVALAASCALAVSDIPFPTPISEVRVILTKDGEYVVNPTPAQIEACDLDLIVAASEENILMVEGEMNEVSEDVMLEAMKVAHDAIKVQCQAQAELTEMAGKTEKREYDKGPENEELEKEIFDKVYDKLYAVAKASIKNKSERKEAFSAIKQEYLDALPEDDETIDLFLVKKYLNAAEKKAARNLVLDEKVRLDGRQLTEIRPIECEVDYLPSAHGSALFTRGETQSLTTVTMGTKLDEQMIDGAMFQGTSRFILHYNFPGFSTGEVKPNRGPGRREVGHGNLALRALSMVMPPENENPYTVRVVSDILESNGSSSMATVCAGSLALMDAGVKLKSTVSGIAMGMISDPETGKYAILSDILGDEDHLGDMDFKVTGTEKGITACQMDIKVDGLSYEVLKSALAQANEGRSHIRGKMEAVIKEARPDLKPHAPRSVTIEIEQDMIGAVIGPGGKIVQEIQKETNTTVVIEEVEGKGLVNIFAVNGDDMKAAVERVKAIIAVPEIGEVYDGVVKSIQPFGAFVEFMKGKDGLLHISEISWERIETMDGVMEVGEEVKVKLIDIDKKTGKYRLSRKELLAKPEGYQERKKERNDRGDRRGGGDRGGKKRF; encoded by the coding sequence ATGTTCGAAAACGTAATTAACAAAACTATTGCCCTCCCTGACGGAAGAGAGATTTCAATCGAATCAGGCAAGATGGCAAGACAAGCAGATGGTGCTGTTGTATTGAGAATGGGCAATACAATGCTTTTGGCTACTGTAGTGTCAAGCACAGATTTGAGAGAAGGAATCGATTTCTTCCCTTTATCAGTAGACTACCAAGAAAAATTTGCTTCTGCTGGTAAAATCCCTGGAGGATTCCTGAAGAGAGAAGGCAGATTAAGTGACAGGGAAATCTTGATTTCAAGATTGGTAGACCGTGCGCTTAGACCAATGTTCCCATCTGACTATCGTTACGAAACACAAGTAAATATTTCCTTGATTTCTGCAGATCAGGAAGCTCAACCAGACGCATTGGTAGCGTTGGCAGCTTCTTGTGCTTTAGCAGTATCAGATATTCCTTTCCCAACACCAATTTCAGAAGTTAGAGTAATCCTAACTAAGGATGGTGAATATGTAGTAAACCCAACACCAGCACAAATAGAAGCTTGTGATCTTGATTTGATCGTAGCAGCTTCTGAGGAGAATATCCTGATGGTGGAAGGTGAGATGAATGAAGTGTCGGAAGATGTTATGCTGGAAGCAATGAAAGTTGCTCATGATGCAATCAAAGTACAGTGTCAAGCTCAAGCCGAACTGACTGAGATGGCTGGCAAAACAGAAAAAAGAGAATACGACAAGGGACCTGAAAACGAAGAGCTAGAGAAAGAGATTTTTGATAAAGTATATGACAAGCTTTATGCTGTAGCTAAAGCTTCTATCAAAAATAAATCAGAACGTAAAGAAGCGTTCTCAGCTATAAAGCAAGAGTATTTGGACGCACTTCCAGAAGATGATGAAACAATTGATCTCTTCTTGGTGAAAAAATACCTGAATGCAGCAGAAAAGAAAGCAGCAAGAAACTTGGTGTTGGATGAAAAAGTTCGATTGGATGGTCGTCAGCTGACAGAAATTCGTCCAATTGAATGTGAGGTAGATTATTTGCCTTCAGCACACGGTTCTGCATTGTTTACAAGAGGTGAAACTCAATCACTGACAACTGTAACAATGGGTACTAAGTTGGACGAGCAGATGATCGATGGTGCTATGTTCCAAGGTACAAGCCGCTTTATTTTGCATTACAACTTCCCTGGTTTCTCTACTGGTGAGGTTAAGCCTAACAGAGGTCCTGGTAGACGTGAAGTAGGTCATGGTAACTTGGCATTGAGAGCACTTTCAATGGTAATGCCTCCTGAAAATGAAAACCCTTACACTGTACGTGTAGTGTCAGATATTCTGGAATCGAACGGGTCATCATCAATGGCAACGGTTTGTGCAGGTTCTTTGGCGCTGATGGATGCAGGTGTGAAACTTAAATCGACAGTATCAGGTATTGCGATGGGTATGATTTCAGACCCTGAAACTGGTAAGTATGCGATACTTTCTGATATTTTGGGTGATGAGGATCACTTGGGAGATATGGACTTCAAGGTAACAGGTACTGAAAAAGGTATCACTGCTTGCCAGATGGATATTAAAGTGGATGGTTTGTCATACGAAGTACTGAAATCAGCTTTGGCTCAGGCTAATGAGGGTAGGTCTCATATCCGTGGCAAGATGGAGGCTGTAATTAAGGAAGCTCGTCCTGACTTGAAACCTCATGCTCCACGTTCTGTGACAATCGAGATTGAGCAGGATATGATTGGTGCTGTGATCGGACCAGGTGGTAAGATTGTACAGGAAATCCAGAAGGAAACAAATACAACGGTTGTTATCGAGGAAGTTGAAGGTAAAGGTCTTGTAAATATCTTTGCTGTCAATGGAGACGATATGAAAGCAGCAGTTGAACGTGTAAAAGCAATCATTGCAGTACCAGAAATTGGTGAGGTATATGATGGAGTTGTAAAATCAATTCAGCCATTTGGAGCCTTCGTTGAATTCATGAAAGGTAAAGATGGTTTGCTTCATATCTCAGAGATTTCTTGGGAAAGAATCGAGACTATGGATGGTGTCATGGAAGTAGGAGAAGAAGTGAAAGTGAAGCTGATTGACATCGATAAGAAGACAGGAAAGTATAGACTTTCTAGAAAAGAACTGCTAGCTAAACCAGAAGGCTATCAGGAACGTAAAAAGGAAAGAAACGATAGAGGTGATCGTAGAGGTGGTGGAGATAGAGGTGGTAAGAAGAGATTCTAA